One segment of Panicum virgatum strain AP13 chromosome 1K, P.virgatum_v5, whole genome shotgun sequence DNA contains the following:
- the LOC120651894 gene encoding fasciclin-like arabinogalactan protein 3: MASKILLSLLVLAAASPTVLAGFDVIQMLVDKPQYAGFSKVLEQTKVAAEANQLKAASLLVVPEKTVKSLVSLPADKLRQAVANHVLLSYFDPIKLDEMKTRTALLPTLLSNTDKALGVLNYSKADDGQMYFGAPGAPCVAKLVKVVAARPYTVSIMEISEPILPPGFGKRDAAPGRRGKGGKGGKGKIKPAGLEESKEVTGKPDDATSKAESPGSAAAAPSPAS, from the coding sequence ATGGCTTCCAAGATCCTGCtctccctcctcgtcctcgccgcAGCCTCGCCCACGGTGCTGGCAGGCTTCGACGTGATTCAGATGCTGGTCGACAAGCCCCAGTACGCCGGGTTCTCCAAGGTCCTGGAGCAGACCAAGGTCGCGGCGGAGGCCAACCAGCTCAAGGCGGCGTCGCTGCTGGTCGTCCCCGAGAAGACGGTCAAGTCCCTGGTGTCTCTGCCCGCTGACAAGCTGCGGCAGGCGGTGGCGAACCACGTCCTCCTCAGCTACTTCGACCCGATCAAGCTGGACGAGATGAAGACCCGCACGGCGCTGCTCCCCACGCTCCTCTCCAACACCGACAAGGCCCTCGGCGTCCTCAACTACTCCAAGGCTGACGACGGCCAGATGTACTTCGGCGCCCCCGGCGCGCCCTGCGTCGCCAAGCTCGTCAAGGTCGTCGCCGCGCGCCCTTACACCGTGTCCATCATGGAGATCAGCGAGCCCATCCTGCCGCCCGGGTTCGGCAAACGCGACGCAGCGCCCGGGCGCCGCGGCAAGGGTGGCAAAGGTGGCAAGGGAAAGATCAAGCCGGCGGGCCTTGAGGAGTCCAAGGAGGTCACAGGCAAGCCCGACGATGCCACGAGCAAGGCAGAAAGCCCCGGATCCGCGGCGGCTGCTCCAAGCCCCGCGTCTTAG